One stretch of Amycolatopsis sp. NBC_00345 DNA includes these proteins:
- a CDS encoding MFS transporter, with protein MTTKTVLPPRRVALLVITLCWVVVVFDGYDLIVYGTVLPRLLTEPGWNLTPSSAGLLGSLAFAGMLIGAVLAGTLADRIGRRRMVILCSLWFSVFTALCAVAIGPVSFGALRFVAGLGLGGLVPSASALTAEFVSPRYRSLVATLMMSGVPVGGCVAALVGIVVLPDFGWRPMFAISLLAVLVVPAAMKFLPESPQWRPDQDKAPLRELIRPQYRRATVLFALTTVVTLFTWYGLSTWLPQLMRTSGVDVGSALTFLLALQLGAVAGSLLTAWAGTRFGPVRTGIAAAAAAAVGLFLPVTGPSPAVVYGAMVLAGIGTHGTQCLVIAAVATHYPARLRGAALGFSLGFGRIGAVLAPQVGGWLLAAGLGINANFLVFAAAAAIAAALLAISPREGVIQS; from the coding sequence ATGACCACCAAGACCGTTCTGCCACCGCGGCGGGTAGCCCTCCTGGTCATCACGCTGTGCTGGGTGGTCGTGGTCTTCGACGGCTACGACCTGATCGTCTACGGAACCGTCCTGCCCCGGCTGCTCACCGAGCCCGGCTGGAACCTCACGCCGTCGAGCGCGGGGCTGCTCGGCAGCCTCGCGTTCGCCGGCATGCTGATCGGCGCCGTGCTCGCGGGAACACTGGCGGACCGGATCGGCCGGCGCCGCATGGTCATCCTGTGCTCGCTGTGGTTCTCGGTGTTCACGGCGTTGTGCGCGGTGGCGATCGGGCCGGTCAGTTTCGGCGCGCTGCGGTTCGTCGCGGGGCTCGGGCTGGGCGGGCTGGTGCCCAGCGCGAGCGCGCTCACCGCCGAATTCGTCAGCCCCCGCTACCGATCGCTCGTCGCGACGCTGATGATGTCCGGTGTTCCGGTCGGCGGGTGCGTCGCCGCGCTGGTCGGCATCGTGGTGCTGCCGGACTTCGGCTGGCGGCCGATGTTCGCGATTTCCCTGCTGGCAGTGCTCGTCGTGCCCGCCGCGATGAAGTTCCTGCCCGAGTCGCCGCAGTGGCGGCCCGACCAGGACAAGGCGCCGCTACGCGAACTGATCCGCCCGCAGTACCGCCGCGCGACCGTGCTGTTCGCGCTGACCACCGTCGTCACGCTGTTCACCTGGTACGGCCTCTCGACCTGGTTGCCGCAGCTGATGCGGACGAGCGGGGTCGACGTCGGGTCCGCGCTGACCTTCCTGCTCGCGCTCCAGCTCGGCGCGGTCGCCGGATCCCTCCTGACCGCGTGGGCCGGCACCAGGTTCGGACCCGTGCGTACCGGTATCGCCGCCGCTGCGGCCGCCGCCGTCGGGTTGTTCTTGCCGGTCACCGGGCCGAGTCCGGCCGTCGTGTACGGCGCGATGGTGCTCGCCGGCATCGGCACGCACGGCACGCAGTGCCTGGTGATCGCCGCCGTCGCCACCCATTACCCGGCCCGTCTGCGCGGTGCGGCGCTTGGGTTCTCGCTCGGCTTCGGCCGCATCGGCGCCGTGCTCGCGCCCCAGGTCGGTGGCTGGCTGCTGGCCGCCGGGCTCGGCATCAACGCCAACTTCCTCGTCTTCGCCGCGGCCGCCGCCATCGCCGCCGCCTTGCTCGCCATCAGCCCTCGTGAAGGAGTGATCCAGTCATGA
- a CDS encoding cupin domain-containing protein, protein MTTDAEVPELDALYREFAQQGLVPLWTEIGDLMPHQPASPAVPHLWRWSSILPMAEQAGRLVPMGRGGERRALALANPGLGGRPFATPTLWAAIQYLNPAENAPVHRHTQNAFRFIVEGEGVWTVVNGDPVAMRRGDFLPQAGWNWHGHHNASDRPMAWIDGLDIPFQHYAGSTFFEFGPDDVGTRESPSRSRSERLWGHPGLRPVTQVTPSPATPLLAYRWEHTDRALRDQLALESEGAAGTVEPGHAAVRYTNPTTGGDVMPTIRTEFHRLAPDTTTRPVRETGSSVYQVFEGTGEVSVGTHTWTVTRGDLFVVPSWQALSLSTDRGLDLFRFGDAPIFERLGQHRVEHLEDH, encoded by the coding sequence ATGACCACGGATGCGGAAGTCCCTGAGCTCGACGCGCTGTACCGGGAGTTCGCGCAGCAGGGATTGGTTCCATTGTGGACGGAAATCGGCGACCTGATGCCGCATCAGCCGGCCTCGCCCGCGGTACCGCACCTGTGGCGGTGGTCGAGCATCCTGCCGATGGCCGAACAGGCGGGCCGGCTCGTGCCGATGGGCCGCGGCGGGGAACGCCGGGCGCTGGCGCTGGCGAACCCCGGCCTTGGCGGCAGGCCATTCGCGACGCCGACGCTGTGGGCCGCGATCCAGTACCTCAACCCCGCCGAAAACGCCCCGGTGCACCGCCACACTCAGAACGCGTTCCGGTTCATCGTCGAGGGCGAGGGCGTGTGGACCGTGGTGAACGGCGACCCGGTCGCGATGCGGCGCGGCGACTTCCTGCCGCAGGCGGGGTGGAACTGGCATGGCCACCACAACGCGAGCGACCGCCCGATGGCCTGGATCGACGGCCTCGACATCCCGTTCCAGCACTACGCCGGGTCGACGTTCTTCGAGTTCGGCCCGGACGACGTCGGCACCCGCGAATCCCCCAGCCGGTCCCGTTCCGAACGGCTGTGGGGCCATCCCGGCTTGCGACCGGTGACGCAGGTGACGCCGTCGCCCGCGACTCCGCTGCTGGCCTACCGCTGGGAGCACACCGACCGGGCGCTGCGCGACCAGCTGGCCCTGGAGTCCGAGGGGGCCGCGGGCACGGTGGAGCCCGGCCACGCCGCCGTCCGCTACACCAATCCCACGACCGGCGGCGACGTGATGCCGACGATCCGCACCGAATTCCACCGCCTCGCCCCGGACACCACAACGCGTCCGGTCCGCGAGACCGGATCGTCGGTGTACCAGGTCTTCGAGGGCACCGGCGAGGTCAGCGTCGGCACGCACACCTGGACCGTGACGCGCGGCGACCTGTTTGTCGTCCCGTCCTGGCAGGCCTTGTCGCTGTCCACGGACCGCGGTCTCGACCTGTTCCGCTTCGGCGACGCCCCGATCTTCGAACGCCTCGGCCAGCACCGGGTCGAGCACCTGGAGGACCACTGA
- a CDS encoding fumarylacetoacetate hydrolase family protein yields MKFATIRTVTGTLAVRQTAAGFVSTGFPDVGALLASGSAGAGEPVVAGDFAPVVPAPGKIFCVGLNYRTHIQEMGRDLPSHPTLFAKFADSLIGARDDIVLAPESSAVDWEAELAVVIGKPVRRASEAEAAEAIAGFTVLNDVTMRDWQFRTREWLQGKTFESTTPIGPFLVTPDELPGGVRPVLDIHCSVNGETVQKSNTGDLVFDPVDLVRYISTITTLRPGDVIATGTPGGVGHARQPPRYLADGDVVVTEIEHLGRLENWARTQ; encoded by the coding sequence ATGAAGTTCGCGACCATCCGCACCGTGACCGGCACCCTCGCCGTGCGGCAGACCGCTGCCGGCTTTGTCTCCACGGGCTTCCCCGACGTCGGCGCCCTGCTGGCGAGCGGGTCCGCCGGTGCTGGTGAACCTGTTGTCGCCGGGGACTTCGCTCCGGTGGTGCCGGCGCCCGGCAAGATCTTCTGCGTCGGCCTGAACTACCGCACGCACATCCAGGAGATGGGACGGGACCTGCCGTCGCACCCCACGTTGTTCGCGAAGTTCGCCGACAGCCTGATCGGGGCACGCGACGACATCGTGCTGGCGCCGGAGTCGTCCGCCGTCGACTGGGAGGCCGAGCTCGCCGTCGTGATCGGCAAGCCGGTGCGGCGGGCGTCCGAAGCCGAGGCAGCCGAGGCTATCGCCGGGTTCACCGTGCTCAATGACGTGACGATGCGCGACTGGCAGTTCCGCACGAGAGAGTGGTTGCAGGGCAAGACTTTCGAATCGACCACGCCGATCGGGCCGTTCCTGGTGACGCCGGACGAGCTGCCCGGTGGTGTGCGGCCGGTCTTGGACATCCACTGCTCGGTCAACGGTGAGACGGTGCAGAAGTCGAACACCGGCGACCTGGTCTTCGATCCGGTCGATCTCGTCCGGTACATCTCGACGATCACCACCTTGCGGCCCGGCGACGTGATCGCCACCGGAACCCCGGGCGGGGTCGGGCACGCGCGTCAACCGCCCCGGTACCTGGCCGATGGCGACGTGGTGGTGACCGAGATCGAGCACCTCGGGCGCCTCGAGAACTGGGCGAGGACACAGTGA
- a CDS encoding maleylpyruvate isomerase N-terminal domain-containing protein — protein MTTREWMDAGTKVFLETVAGLSDADFARATALPGWSRAHVVAHVHYNADALRRLVRWAVTGVDNRMYTGPHQRRDEIEWGAELPVSALRSLVVSSAAALAADLDAMPESALDFPVITAQGRTVPAREVFWMRAREVWVHSADLGVPFSWLPTDFVLALVVEAAEKHASGGKATELAAWFTGRSRTPPSLGPWL, from the coding sequence GTGACCACGCGGGAGTGGATGGACGCGGGCACGAAGGTGTTCCTCGAGACCGTGGCCGGGCTGAGCGATGCCGACTTCGCCCGGGCCACGGCCTTGCCGGGCTGGAGCCGGGCCCATGTGGTCGCGCACGTGCACTACAACGCCGATGCGCTGCGGCGGCTGGTGCGGTGGGCGGTCACCGGGGTGGACAACCGGATGTACACCGGACCGCACCAGCGGCGGGACGAGATCGAGTGGGGCGCCGAGCTGCCGGTTTCCGCATTGAGATCGCTGGTGGTGTCCTCGGCCGCGGCGCTGGCGGCTGATCTCGACGCCATGCCCGAGTCCGCTTTGGACTTTCCGGTGATCACGGCTCAAGGGCGGACTGTGCCGGCCCGGGAGGTCTTCTGGATGCGGGCTCGTGAGGTCTGGGTCCACTCGGCCGACCTCGGCGTGCCGTTTTCCTGGCTGCCCACGGACTTCGTCCTCGCTCTCGTGGTGGAGGCGGCCGAGAAGCACGCCTCCGGCGGGAAGGCGACGGAGCTGGCGGCGTGGTTCACCGGGCGCTCGCGGACACCACCGTCGTTAGGGCCCTGGTTGTGA
- a CDS encoding MFS transporter: MSRELAVAAAPSAVRTVWNSPLYRGATVALFLSGLGISAAAPQIALFLVDDLHASLTTAGLYYLTNITAPVAGYLVGARSDRTGKRLGLFRLCALAGFLGWCAMAAAGQLWMPFVISAVVLAFVGAAGSQLFAAVHDDLQVTESPVGDGVVSIVRMALTAGWIVGPVAGSLLATATNPRVMFVATGVCTLAQIVPIGFSRARPIRPEVVAETKPERPGLRIMVPLLIFTGLYVLIYAGEPIKYGFLPIYMHNDLHLPTAVSGAVIGIQPLIELILMPVAMVVARRIGLMRLMVLGAAFGVGANLCFALTGNAAGMFAGQIFMGGVWGVFAALGIIVAQRLLPQAVATASAIFMSSTAVASALGGLTGGVGVDLLGLPHVFLAPALYGVIAAVGIAVMSRSRHAVS; encoded by the coding sequence TTGTCACGAGAACTCGCCGTCGCCGCGGCACCGTCCGCGGTGCGCACTGTGTGGAACTCGCCCCTCTACCGCGGCGCGACCGTCGCGCTGTTCCTTTCCGGGCTGGGCATCTCCGCCGCGGCCCCGCAGATCGCGCTGTTCCTCGTCGACGACCTGCACGCCTCGTTGACCACGGCCGGGCTGTACTACCTCACGAACATCACCGCCCCGGTCGCCGGCTACCTCGTCGGCGCCCGCTCGGACCGCACCGGGAAACGGCTCGGGCTCTTTCGGTTGTGCGCGCTGGCCGGATTCCTCGGCTGGTGCGCCATGGCCGCGGCCGGCCAGCTGTGGATGCCGTTCGTGATCAGCGCCGTCGTCCTGGCTTTCGTCGGCGCCGCCGGCTCGCAGCTGTTCGCCGCGGTCCACGACGACCTGCAGGTCACCGAGAGCCCGGTCGGCGACGGTGTCGTCTCGATCGTGCGGATGGCGCTGACGGCCGGATGGATCGTCGGCCCGGTCGCCGGCTCACTGCTGGCCACCGCGACCAACCCGCGGGTGATGTTCGTGGCCACCGGCGTATGCACCCTGGCGCAGATCGTCCCGATAGGCTTTTCGCGCGCCCGCCCGATCCGGCCCGAGGTCGTAGCCGAAACCAAGCCTGAGCGCCCGGGGCTGCGGATCATGGTGCCCCTGCTCATTTTCACCGGGTTGTACGTGCTCATCTATGCGGGAGAGCCGATCAAGTACGGCTTTCTCCCGATCTACATGCACAACGACTTGCACCTGCCGACCGCGGTGAGCGGCGCGGTCATCGGCATACAACCCCTGATCGAGCTGATCCTCATGCCGGTGGCTATGGTCGTCGCCCGCCGAATCGGCCTGATGCGCCTGATGGTCCTCGGTGCCGCTTTCGGCGTCGGCGCCAACCTCTGCTTCGCCCTGACCGGCAACGCCGCCGGCATGTTCGCCGGGCAGATCTTCATGGGCGGGGTGTGGGGCGTGTTCGCCGCGCTGGGAATCATTGTCGCCCAACGCCTTCTGCCCCAAGCGGTCGCGACCGCCTCGGCGATCTTCATGAGCTCGACCGCCGTCGCCAGCGCCTTGGGCGGGCTGACCGGCGGCGTGGGCGTGGACCTGCTCGGGCTGCCCCACGTGTTCCTCGCCCCGGCCCTCTACGGCGTGATCGCTGCCGTCGGCATCGCCGTCATGAGCCGCTCCCGGCACGCGGTGAGCTGA
- a CDS encoding nucleotide disphospho-sugar-binding domain-containing protein, which yields MTQIIIAATPAYGHVAPLRPIAADLVRRGEHVTFLTGSSFRASIEETGARFVSLPGEADFDIAELVARHPERAELEPGPVALSWDLTHVFIKPIPLQHAALQELLAEYDGEPVVVLHDTSYLGAMPMGLGAPGFRPAAVIGIGIVPLTMSSTDTAPFGLGLPPDASPEGRVRNIEANGAVQEAFAEVQSLAVETVRSTGATRELPFFLDAAVTVPDRYLHLSIEDLEYPRSDAPASLRFVGAVPDERSTRSVPLPEWWPEVDAAERVVVVTQGTIANHDLTELIEPTLKALADLDVLVVATLGRDAQLADVPANARVAEFIPFSELLPHTSVLVSNGGYGGVQQALQLGVPMVLAGQTEDKVEVTARTAWAGAAVNLATQRPAAADIRNAVESVLDTPAYRESAVHLSAQYGKHDALAEIHASIGELIAQRR from the coding sequence ATGACCCAAATCATCATCGCGGCGACGCCGGCTTACGGGCACGTGGCACCGTTGCGCCCGATCGCGGCGGACCTGGTGCGCCGCGGTGAACACGTGACTTTCCTGACCGGCAGCAGCTTCCGCGCTTCGATCGAGGAGACCGGCGCGCGGTTCGTCTCGCTGCCCGGGGAGGCCGATTTCGACATCGCGGAACTGGTCGCCCGGCACCCTGAGCGCGCCGAGCTCGAGCCCGGCCCTGTGGCGCTGTCCTGGGATCTCACCCACGTGTTCATCAAGCCGATCCCGCTCCAGCACGCCGCGCTGCAGGAACTGCTCGCGGAGTACGACGGCGAGCCGGTGGTGGTCCTGCACGACACCTCCTACCTCGGCGCGATGCCCATGGGGCTCGGCGCTCCCGGTTTCCGCCCGGCCGCGGTGATCGGGATCGGGATCGTGCCGCTCACCATGTCGAGCACCGACACGGCCCCCTTCGGGCTCGGGCTGCCGCCGGACGCGTCGCCAGAAGGCCGCGTGCGCAACATCGAGGCGAACGGCGCGGTCCAGGAGGCGTTCGCCGAGGTCCAGAGCCTCGCTGTCGAGACCGTCCGTTCGACGGGCGCGACCCGGGAGCTGCCCTTCTTCCTCGACGCCGCGGTCACGGTGCCGGACCGCTACCTGCACCTGTCGATCGAAGATCTTGAATATCCGCGCAGCGATGCGCCCGCGTCGCTGCGTTTCGTCGGCGCGGTGCCGGACGAGCGCTCGACGCGGTCCGTACCACTGCCCGAGTGGTGGCCGGAGGTGGACGCGGCGGAGCGGGTAGTCGTGGTCACGCAGGGGACGATCGCGAACCACGACCTCACCGAGCTGATCGAGCCCACTCTCAAGGCGCTCGCGGACCTCGACGTCCTGGTCGTCGCGACCCTCGGACGTGACGCTCAGCTGGCTGACGTCCCGGCCAACGCACGGGTCGCCGAGTTCATCCCCTTCTCCGAGCTGTTGCCGCACACGAGTGTTCTGGTCAGTAACGGCGGTTACGGCGGGGTTCAGCAGGCCCTGCAGCTCGGTGTGCCGATGGTGCTCGCCGGACAGACCGAGGACAAGGTCGAGGTCACCGCGCGCACGGCGTGGGCCGGGGCGGCCGTCAACCTGGCCACGCAGCGTCCTGCGGCCGCCGACATCCGCAACGCCGTCGAGAGTGTGCTTGACACGCCCGCCTACCGGGAGTCGGCCGTGCACCTCAGTGCGCAGTATGGAAAGCACGACGCCCTCGCCGAGATCCACGCCTCGATCGGCGAGCTGATCGCACAGCGCCGCTGA
- a CDS encoding TetR/AcrR family transcriptional regulator translates to MAERAPSYRRDQQRLPAAERRHQIMEITSSLIAERGFWGLSMQDVADRCGLTVPGVLRHVGSKAGLLIAVLAHRDIEDARSLRAQLGVSEDEVPDEWSEGGPDGVDLRQLCLATMRRNSEQPEIVRLFLVLEAESLAPSHPTHDYFAKRQSQALAAFTTMAKEITDRPALLARHIMAMMDGLQIQWLRSPGTVDLVREWESAATLLFD, encoded by the coding sequence ATGGCCGAGCGGGCACCTTCCTACCGGCGGGACCAGCAACGCCTGCCCGCCGCCGAGCGACGGCACCAGATCATGGAGATCACGTCCTCGCTCATCGCCGAACGCGGGTTCTGGGGTCTGTCGATGCAGGACGTGGCCGACCGGTGCGGGCTCACCGTCCCCGGCGTGCTCCGCCACGTCGGCTCCAAGGCCGGGTTGCTTATCGCGGTACTGGCCCACCGGGACATCGAAGACGCGCGGTCGTTGCGGGCGCAGCTGGGCGTCAGCGAAGACGAGGTGCCGGACGAGTGGTCCGAGGGCGGCCCGGACGGCGTCGACCTGCGACAGCTCTGCCTGGCGACGATGCGCCGGAACTCGGAGCAGCCGGAGATCGTGCGGCTGTTCCTCGTGCTCGAGGCCGAGTCGCTCGCGCCGAGCCACCCCACCCACGACTACTTCGCGAAACGGCAAAGCCAGGCGCTCGCCGCGTTCACCACCATGGCCAAGGAAATCACGGATCGTCCGGCGCTCCTGGCCCGTCACATCATGGCGATGATGGACGGCCTCCAGATCCAGTGGCTGCGCTCGCCCGGGACCGTCGACCTCGTCCGCGAGTGGGAATCAGCCGCCACGCTTCTGTTCGACTAA
- a CDS encoding glycoside hydrolase family 5 protein has protein sequence MRSIEKRGLPRRRAWRTALVAVLAMSSGWLGLGTATAATATPRTGSADLWSEIKAGWNLGNSFDATPCETCWGNPATTKAMIDRIATKFNFLRIPVTWYPHLTTGAPDYTIDPAFLGRLKQVVDWAIADGMYVDVNIHHDGGGDNWLIPSASRLPQVEPEFNAIWRQVAGYFNGEGDHLLFEAMNEPQDANGGNRYGGGTSDNWAAINTLNQDFVNDVRAAGGNSSSRWLLVVPYGANAGTGADNLVVPNDSHVAVSVHTYNPWGFCSATAPNYLTWDGSMNYLPDGDVNHANQLFTSKGIHVIWTEFGATVKPYNGGDNSNEVANYESHIASYAKTYGQKVVVWDNGSTGVGDDQFGLLNRNTAGWQRPNIVDRLSGVYP, from the coding sequence ATGCGATCCATCGAGAAACGCGGCTTGCCCCGGAGGCGGGCCTGGCGTACGGCACTGGTCGCCGTCTTGGCCATGTCCTCGGGCTGGCTGGGGCTCGGCACCGCGACTGCGGCGACGGCCACGCCCCGCACTGGCAGTGCGGACCTCTGGAGTGAGATCAAGGCCGGCTGGAACCTCGGCAACTCCTTCGACGCCACCCCGTGTGAGACCTGCTGGGGCAATCCGGCGACGACCAAGGCGATGATCGACCGGATTGCCACCAAGTTCAACTTCCTGCGCATCCCCGTGACCTGGTATCCGCACCTCACCACCGGTGCGCCGGACTACACCATCGACCCCGCGTTCCTGGGCCGGCTCAAGCAGGTCGTCGACTGGGCGATCGCCGACGGGATGTACGTCGACGTCAACATCCACCACGACGGCGGCGGGGACAACTGGCTCATTCCCAGCGCCTCACGGCTGCCTCAGGTCGAGCCCGAGTTCAACGCGATCTGGCGGCAGGTCGCCGGCTACTTCAACGGCGAGGGCGACCACCTGCTGTTCGAGGCGATGAACGAGCCGCAGGACGCCAACGGCGGAAATCGTTACGGCGGCGGCACATCCGACAACTGGGCGGCGATCAACACGCTGAACCAGGACTTCGTCAACGACGTCCGCGCGGCCGGTGGCAACAGCTCCTCCCGCTGGCTGCTCGTCGTGCCCTACGGCGCCAACGCCGGGACCGGTGCGGACAACCTCGTGGTGCCCAACGACAGTCATGTCGCGGTTTCGGTGCACACCTACAACCCGTGGGGATTCTGCTCGGCGACCGCGCCGAACTACCTGACGTGGGACGGCTCGATGAACTACCTGCCCGACGGTGACGTCAACCATGCGAACCAGCTGTTCACCAGCAAGGGCATCCACGTGATCTGGACGGAGTTCGGCGCCACCGTCAAGCCCTACAACGGCGGGGACAATTCCAACGAGGTGGCCAACTACGAGTCGCACATCGCGTCCTACGCGAAGACGTACGGCCAGAAGGTCGTGGTGTGGGACAACGGTTCCACCGGTGTCGGCGACGACCAGTTCGGTCTGCTCAACCGCAACACGGCAGGCTGGCAGCGGCCCAACATCGTCGATCGGCTCTCGGGCGTTTATCCCTGA
- a CDS encoding helix-turn-helix domain-containing protein, producing the protein MDLGGAYYNTKPQVEALDTLLQKLSGPSTPAPPPVGGPKPGRARQLDAVQTQALIQGYLDGATTYELGALFGIDRRTVSNILHRNGVQMRRRGLSPDEVNDAIHLYNLGWSLARVGEHLNVDHTTVLTKLRERGIPTRDSHGRPRS; encoded by the coding sequence GTGGACCTTGGGGGAGCTTATTACAACACAAAACCCCAGGTAGAAGCCCTGGATACCCTGCTCCAGAAGCTCTCCGGCCCGTCCACGCCCGCTCCGCCGCCCGTCGGCGGGCCTAAACCGGGTCGGGCACGGCAACTCGACGCGGTCCAGACCCAAGCGCTGATCCAGGGCTACCTGGACGGTGCCACGACCTACGAACTGGGTGCCCTGTTCGGCATTGATCGGCGAACGGTCAGCAACATCCTCCACCGCAACGGTGTGCAGATGCGCCGACGGGGCTTGTCCCCTGACGAAGTCAACGACGCCATCCACCTATACAACCTTGGCTGGTCACTGGCACGGGTCGGCGAACACCTGAACGTCGACCACACCACGGTGCTGACCAAACTTCGTGAACGCGGCATCCCCACCCGCGACAGCCACGGGCGACCGCGATCTTGA
- a CDS encoding N-6 DNA methylase, translating to MDYICPHRKVRLRMSAPLAPPVTIRSGAIPEGKVADFLTGRHVRDTPEEYVRQNLEKALVRQYKYDARDCEPEFPIRVGSSRKRVDVVVFQPGAAHAQENAYVLVETKRAGTNPGSRTDGVDQLRSYLAACLNAKYGLWTNGDEQYCLAKRADNAGGFTFDEIIDIPSLGQSEADAQRPKRKDLKPATADNLLFAFRRCHNYIAGTEGKQKAEAFWELLKLIFCKIEDERSRKLDFYVTASERASATTAASAKTRIQKAFNDKVLTKYGAIFPASDTVIDLRPTVVAFVVSQLQGYSLLASPVDVKGVAYEEIVGSNLRGDRGEFFTPRNACRMAVTMLNPQPNQRLIDPACGTGGFLITAMNHALSHIDREERANWSDPSRGSEEERQELYRARNEFLSKKVYGLDLNPGLVRAAKMNMVMNNDGSGGLWQTNSLSNPRTWGRDAADRVGLGTFDVIVTNPPFGANILIDDEEILDQYDLAAMWDRQPDGAWQMRRDRHGRRVLQKNQPPEILFIERCVQLAKPGTGRIAMVIPNGILNNPALGYVRTWLMANTQILAVVDMARELFQPKNDTQTSMVIVRRLSDEERVAAESGTLEYPIFMAATEHIGQDKRGNTLYRRTETGEDVLVTRAETVPEIDPATGEEVLSIIETLERLVDDDLPDVATAYLRWLGEQR from the coding sequence ATGGACTACATCTGCCCGCATAGGAAGGTCCGTCTCAGGATGTCAGCCCCACTCGCCCCACCGGTCACAATCCGTAGCGGAGCGATTCCGGAGGGTAAGGTCGCTGACTTCCTCACCGGCCGTCATGTCCGGGACACTCCAGAGGAGTATGTCCGCCAGAACCTGGAGAAGGCTCTGGTACGCCAGTACAAATATGACGCGCGCGACTGCGAGCCCGAGTTTCCGATCAGAGTTGGTTCATCGCGTAAGCGAGTAGACGTGGTGGTATTTCAACCGGGCGCCGCGCACGCACAAGAAAACGCCTACGTTCTGGTTGAAACAAAACGTGCAGGAACAAACCCCGGCAGTCGAACCGATGGTGTTGATCAGCTGCGCAGTTACCTAGCTGCGTGCCTGAATGCGAAGTACGGCCTGTGGACCAACGGTGATGAGCAGTATTGCCTCGCCAAGCGAGCCGACAATGCCGGCGGGTTCACGTTCGACGAGATCATCGACATACCTTCGCTCGGGCAAAGCGAGGCGGACGCCCAGCGTCCAAAGCGGAAGGATCTCAAGCCAGCGACTGCGGACAATCTCTTGTTCGCGTTTCGACGGTGCCACAACTACATCGCTGGGACGGAAGGCAAGCAGAAGGCCGAGGCGTTTTGGGAACTACTCAAACTGATCTTCTGCAAGATCGAGGATGAGCGGTCTCGAAAGCTGGACTTCTACGTCACAGCTTCGGAGCGAGCGAGCGCGACCACGGCGGCGTCAGCCAAGACACGCATCCAGAAGGCGTTCAACGACAAGGTTCTCACCAAGTACGGTGCGATCTTCCCCGCCTCCGACACGGTCATCGATCTGCGGCCCACGGTTGTCGCCTTCGTAGTCAGTCAGCTGCAGGGGTACTCGCTGCTGGCCTCTCCAGTCGATGTCAAGGGCGTGGCCTACGAAGAGATTGTCGGATCTAACCTTCGTGGCGACCGAGGTGAGTTCTTTACCCCGCGGAATGCGTGCCGAATGGCGGTGACGATGCTCAACCCGCAGCCGAACCAACGGCTCATAGACCCGGCCTGCGGTACCGGCGGCTTCCTGATTACTGCCATGAATCACGCGCTTAGCCATATCGACCGTGAGGAACGAGCCAACTGGTCTGACCCGTCGCGAGGGTCTGAGGAAGAGCGTCAGGAACTGTATCGGGCGCGCAATGAGTTCCTTTCGAAGAAGGTGTACGGCCTCGACCTCAACCCTGGTCTGGTCAGGGCCGCCAAGATGAACATGGTCATGAACAACGACGGCTCTGGCGGGCTGTGGCAGACGAACAGTCTGTCGAACCCGCGCACCTGGGGTCGTGACGCGGCCGACCGTGTCGGGCTGGGCACGTTCGACGTGATCGTGACGAACCCGCCGTTCGGGGCCAACATCCTCATCGATGATGAGGAGATCTTGGACCAGTACGACCTCGCCGCAATGTGGGACCGCCAGCCCGACGGCGCCTGGCAGATGCGACGGGACCGGCACGGTCGCCGGGTGTTGCAGAAGAACCAGCCGCCGGAGATCCTCTTCATCGAACGTTGCGTTCAGTTGGCAAAGCCCGGTACAGGCCGGATCGCGATGGTGATCCCCAACGGCATCCTCAACAACCCCGCGCTGGGCTACGTCCGCACGTGGTTGATGGCTAATACGCAGATCCTGGCCGTCGTGGACATGGCTAGGGAGTTGTTCCAGCCCAAGAACGACACCCAGACCTCCATGGTGATTGTGCGTCGGTTGTCGGACGAGGAACGCGTCGCAGCGGAGAGCGGGACCCTGGAATACCCGATCTTCATGGCCGCCACCGAGCACATCGGCCAGGACAAGCGTGGCAACACCCTCTACCGGCGGACCGAGACAGGGGAGGACGTGCTTGTCACCCGTGCAGAGACGGTCCCCGAAATCGACCCGGCAACGGGCGAGGAAGTGCTGAGCATCATCGAGACCCTCGAACGACTCGTCGACGACGACCTGCCCGACGTCGCGACCGCCTACTTGCGGTGGCTCGGTGAGCAGCGATGA